From Vicinamibacterales bacterium:
AATCGAGCGCTCGCCGCGCACGAAGGCCGAGGACGAAATGCAAGGTTGCGACAACGAGGTACATGACACCGAAGACAATCGAGAGAACAGGATGTGATGAATAACTGTTGACCGCCAGGGCGATAGCCAAGCATGTCCCGAGCAACGGGAGCAAGTCGCGCCACTGGAAATAGCGGATCGTCCAGAGTCGTCGACGGTACCACCAGTTGTAAAAGTGCACCGCTCCGCCTCCCTGACTGTGTGGTTGGTCAAAAAGGCGAATCCTAGCCTGAACCGGCTCTGGCCGTCCACCAGCCGTCGACCCATCGTTTCTGGAGCCTTGTTCATAAAGGGTCCAGCGATCAGGACAGTTTTCGTAGCAATGCAGTCAAGTCCCGGATACCCGCCCGAGCGAGCTTCTTCTTGCCGATACTTCGCGCAAACAGGAGTGCGAGCCGCCGCTCGTCGACGCCGGCGCTCTTGAAATCGAGTTCGAGTTGCCCGCGTTCATTTGCGGCAAGGCTCAAGAGCACCTCTGGATCCGCATCCAAGATGCTCGCGAGAACCTCGAAATCAACTTTCAGAGCTGAAAACGGGCGCCGTCGGCCGAGTTCTACGTCGCGGTAATAGACGACGCTTATGCGAAGGGCGCGAGCCACGCGCGATAGCGTCAGAGAGCGCCTTTCTCGACAGGATCGCAGGAGCGCGCCGAATGGACTGGCTCGCACTGCTGGAGAGTTTATGCTATTAGCTAAACGCTAACAACAGGATCTGACTGACCTCAATCCTTGTTGGTTCGCTCGTCTCACTGCTACATCAGGGTTCGAAAGTCCCTGGAGGGGGCCACGGAGGTAATCGGGCTCGACGCCCGACGGTGCCTCAGCTCGCTAGCGGGGACGTGCCAGACCACTCCGAGGCGTCTCCACCACGTCTCCAAAACCCCGGAGGATTTCCGAAAACTCAGGCGAACGCCAAAAAACGATAGAGCAGCCGCAAGTAGCAGGGATTCAAACGCTTAGCGCCAGAAGTCACGCGCCCTCACCGAGTTACGAGACCCCGTTGGACGCATTCGAATCCCTGCCTCACCGCCAACCTTCGCCCGCCTGACAGTTGACCGAGCTACGGTTGGCAAGCCAGCGAAAAGGTCTCTCGTGGCACCGCGCAGCACGCAGGCGGACTGTCTCAAGCCCTCGTACTGACGACGCCCGTCTCTACCAGGTCTCCAAACTCCTGTTTCGCCCCCGGTCCACGGACCGAGCAGAAGGTGTCTTCGGCGTACCGCGGAGGAGCTCCGCGGCTTCGTTGACGGTGAGGAACATCGTGAGCGGCAGGCAGGAACTCCAGGTCACGAATGTCTGCGCCGTTCGCCCAGCGTCATGCTAAAGATCGCGGTCGGATCGCCCTGCGGACTCACAGAGAGCGTCGATTGCAGCGTGAAGCGGACCACGAGCGTGTGAGCCGGGGGCGAGAAGGCAGAGAGGAGGCCATTGATGGGCAGCGGCGGTCTTGGCGCCGTTTCGAGCGGCATCAGCGAGACGCTCATCGGCTTGGTGATCCTGGTGGCGGTCGTCTTCGGTGTCTGGAAGGTGGCAAAACTGCTGTGGGCCGCATTCTCCGGCTGAGGGCCGCAGAATCCGGCCTGCCGGCATGCGCGCGAGGAGGTCGACGTGGATTACGTCGAGAGCTACTACTTCGCCATCGGATGGCCTGAGATCGCATTCGGCGTCGGGCTGCTCGCCTTCCTGCTACTCGGGATCTGGAAGCTCGCCAGGGTGGTGTGGGCAGCGTTCACAGGTTGAGAACCGCGCTCCTCCCCGCCGCGATCGCGAACCCCCCCCGCAAGGAACCCCGGCGCCACGACGCTCGTCTCACCCTGGGACGCATTGGTGTTGACAGTCGACACCAAGACTCGATAGTGTCGATTATCTACACCATGACGCGAACCCCCGACCTGCTTCCCGGCACGCTCGATCTGCTGATCCTGCGCACGCTGCAGAGAGATCCGCTGCACGGCTGGGCCGTCTCCGAGCGCATCCAGCAGATTTCCGAGGACGTCCTGCAGATCAATCAGGGCTCGCTCTATCCCGCCCTCCATCGCCTCGAGCACCAGGGCTGGATCGAGGCCGAGTGGAAGGTCTCGGAGCTGGGCCGCCGCGCCAAGTATTACCGCCTCACCGCGTCCGGACGCCGGCAGCTCGCCGTCGAGGCACGGGAATGGGAGCGCATGGCCAACGCCATCGGCCGCGTGATGAAGCTGGCATGACGGTCAACGACCTGAAACTGAGGCTGCGGGCGCTGCTCAGGCCCGACCGCGTCGAGCAGGAGCTCGACGAGGAGCTCGCCTTCCACATCGAGCGCGAGACCAGAAAACTGATCGACGCCGGCATGACGCCGCGAGAGGCGCGCGCCCGCGCGCAAGCGCGCTTCGGCTCGACGGCGCTCGCCGCCGATCGCTGCCGCGACGAGCGCGGCACCGCGCTCGTCGACGACACCCTCCGCGACGTTCAGTACGCATGGCGCACCTTCGCCAAGGCGCCGCTCGCCGCATTCACCATCGTCTTCACCGTGGCCGTCGGCCTTGGCGTGGTGGCGGCGGTGTTCACCGTCCTCAATTCGCTCCTCTTCCGCGTCGACCAGGTGCCCGGCGTCGGCGAGATGTACTCGGTCGAGCGGACCCAGGCGGCCGACGGTGTTCCCGCGCCGCCGAGCCGTGCGATGTTCGACGCGATGCGAGCCGACACGCATGTCTTCACAGACGCCTACGCCGCCGTTCCCGAGATCGATCTCCACGTCGACGGACGGAGGATGGCGGTCACGCTCGTCACCGGCAACTTCTTCCAGGTCGTCCGCGTGAATCCGGTGATGGGCCGCCCCCTCATGCCCGGCGACGATGCGCGTTCGGGCGGCAACCCGGTGATGGTGCTGAGCCACAAGGGGTGGGATCGGCATTTCAACCGCGACCCGAGCGTGCTGGGCCGGACGGTGCTCGTCAACGGCGCGCCGTTCGAGATCATCGGCATCACCGCCGCCGGATTCCGCGGCCTCGAAGTCGGCGGCCCGGACCTCTGGGCGCCGTTGTCGCAGCTGGGACAGTTCCGGCCGGCCGATCGCGGCCGCGAAGACAGTGCCGCCGTGGAGATTGTCGGCCGCTTGAGACCGGATATCTCGAAGGACACCGCGCGCGCGCAATTGGCCGCGTGGGACTCGAACCGGACGCCGGCCGCTGCCCCCCGCCGCTCTACGAACCTGGACCTGCTGCCGCGGCGCGGGACCATCCCGCAGCCGCTGGAGACGGTCGCCCTCTTCGCACCGCTGTTCGTCGCCTTCGGACTGATCCTGATGATCGGGTGCGCCAACGTCGCCAACCTGCTGCTGGCGAGGGGAGTGGCCCGGCAGCGGGAGATCGGCATTCGTCTTTCGCTCGGTGCATCGCGGCGGCGCATCGTCCGCCAGTTGATGACCGAGAGCGTGCTGCTGGCGCTGGCCGCCGCTGCCGGCGGCTACCTGATCTCGCGCCTCGCCCTTCAGGGCGCGGTGCACTGGGCGCTGCAGACGATGCCGGTCGACATCGGCGACGTCAACCTCGGTGTGCCGGCGGCGGACTGGCGGGTCGCGGTGTTTCTCGTGGCCGGCGCGGTGGCGGCCACCGGCTTCTTCGCGCTGATGCCGGCGCTGCACGCGACCGCGATCGACCCGGTGCGGACGCTGCGCGGGGAGCTGGTGAAAGACGCGCGGCCCGGACGGGCGCGCAACGCGCTGATCGGCGTGCAGGTGTTCGCGTCGGCGCTGCTGCTGATCGGCGCGGCGATCTTCCTGCGGAGCGCAATCGCCTCCGCTCGATTCGATCCGGGCCTGCGCACCGCCGACACGGTGATGATCGACATCGCCAGCGAGCCGAAGCGCGCGGCGATGGCCCAGGCGGTTGCGAACGACGCGACGATCACGGCCTACGCGGCCGTCAGGCCGCAGCTGCTCGCCCCGCTGCGCGTGGCCTTTGCCGACGCCGGCGCCGGCAAGGCACCGGTGGTGTTCAAATCGGTCTCGGGCCCGTACTTCGACGTGCTCGGCATCCCCATCGTGCGCGGCCGCGCGTTCACGTCATGGGAGCGCGACCAGCATCCGGTGGCGATCGTCTCCGAATCCGTGGCGCGGACGTTGTGGCCCGGCGGCAGCGGCGTGGGCGAGACGTTCCAGCTCGAACCGGACTCCGGCGTCCAACGCCACGCCGGGTTCCTGACGATCAATCCCGATGCGCCGGCCAACGATGCGCTGCCGCAGGCGCGGATGCTCACGGTGGTGGGGGTGGCGCGCGACGTGCCCGGATTCCGCATCACGGATGTCAAAGAGGCCGGCGTATTCCTTCCGACAGCCCTCGATGTCGCGAAGACGTCCGTCGTCGCCCGCGTGCAAGGTGACCCGAACCTGGCGCGGCAAGCGCTGCTCGAGCGCCTGACCAGAGTCGATCCGAACATGGGGATGATCATCACCATGCGCACGGTGGCGAGGCTCGAGACGTTCTTCCTGGAGATGGCGTTCTGGGTGTCCCTCATCCTGGGCGGACTCGCACTGCTGCTGACCGTATCGGGGTTGTTCAGCGTGCTGTCGTACCTGGTCGAGCAGCGGACCCGGGAGATCGGCGTACGGATGGCGCTCGGCGCCTCGGCGCACACGATCACCCGGCTGATGCTCGCCCAGACGGCGCGGCCGGTGACGGCCGGTCTGATTGCCGGGGCCGCGCTTGCCGCAGCGCTCGCGACGGCGGCGCTCGCGACACCGGCCGGCGCCCTGATCTCGAAGATCGTGCACGTCACCGATCCGGTGGCCTATCTCGCGAGTCTCGGCGTGATCGTGGCGGCGTGCCTCTCGGCGGCGTGGATTCCCGCTGCGCGCGCGGCGAAACTCGATCCCATGCGCACGCTGCGGCAGGAATAAGCCGCGTCGATAACGATCTCCACTGCACCACCCGCGCGGTGTACGATCCGTCGGTGCCCGTGAGTCTCCCAGTGCAGCTCGTCGATTCCACCGAACGCGAGACGCGTGCTGCCGCCGACACCCTCCTCCCGCACTGGGGACCGCTGCAGCGCACCATCCACCGGCTGTGCCGGCGATCGCGCGCGGCCAATACCGCCGTCGCGGCGATCGAGATGCGGCTGGGGCGCGAAGAGCTGCTCTCGCTGCCGCAATACATGGCGCTCTGCCCGACCGGGCAGTGCAACGCGCTCTGCGGATTCTGCTCGGTGACGACGAACCGCACCGGCATCATCAAGAAGCAGCTGCCGTTCGATGCGATCTCGCGCTTCACCGGTCCGGTCTCGCGCGTCATCCGCATGTACGGCCTCGAAGGCAACGGCGAGCCGACGCTGTACGACCGGTTCGACGAGCTGGCCGACGCTCTCCTGAGGAACGGCGCGACCGCGTATCTGATCACGAATGGCGACCGCCTGACGCCGGCCGGCATCGACGCACTGGTAGCGCGCGGACTCGATGCGGTGAACTTCTCCCTCAACGCCGCCAGCGGATCGACCCACCGGCGGATCATGAAGCTGCGCGACTTCGATCGCGTGCTGAGCAACATCCGCCGCTTCGTCGCGGCCCGCGGCACGAAGCCGCGGCCCAGCGTCTCGGTGTCGATGGTCGTCACGCGCGACAACGTGCACGAGGTCGTGCCGTTCCTGCGCCTCGCGGAAGAGGATCTCGGCGTCGATCGCGTGCTCGTGCGTCCGCTCTCCGAGATCGCGACCGAACACGGCGCGGTCGAGGATCTGCGTCCGCTGGTCCCCTTCGAGAGCGAGATCACCGACATGCTCGAAGGGGTGCGCGACTACCTCGCCTCGACTCCGCGCAGGGCGAGCATCGAGATCGTACCGGAGAACTTCCGCGCCGTCCGCCCGGACCCGCCGGGCGCGATTCCGATGCCCCCCGAGGACGTGCCGCGGCTGCCGGTGCCGCGCGGCGCCTACTGGCAGCCGGGCGATGGAACGACGGCGTCATGGACGTGGAACGCCGTCACCCTCACGCGCGCCGGCGACGGAGCGCCGCGGATCCTCGAGTCGGAAGCGCTGCCCGTCCCTCCCGAGACCGAGCTCCTGCTCCGCTGCACCGCGAATGTCAGGCGCGGCGAG
This genomic window contains:
- a CDS encoding helix-turn-helix transcriptional regulator, with product MRASPFGALLRSCRERRSLTLSRVARALRISVVYYRDVELGRRRPFSALKVDFEVLASILDADPEVLLSLAANERGQLELDFKSAGVDERRLALLFARSIGKKKLARAGIRDLTALLRKLS
- a CDS encoding PadR family transcriptional regulator is translated as MTRTPDLLPGTLDLLILRTLQRDPLHGWAVSERIQQISEDVLQINQGSLYPALHRLEHQGWIEAEWKVSELGRRAKYYRLTASGRRQLAVEAREWERMANAIGRVMKLA
- a CDS encoding ABC transporter permease, which produces MTVNDLKLRLRALLRPDRVEQELDEELAFHIERETRKLIDAGMTPREARARAQARFGSTALAADRCRDERGTALVDDTLRDVQYAWRTFAKAPLAAFTIVFTVAVGLGVVAAVFTVLNSLLFRVDQVPGVGEMYSVERTQAADGVPAPPSRAMFDAMRADTHVFTDAYAAVPEIDLHVDGRRMAVTLVTGNFFQVVRVNPVMGRPLMPGDDARSGGNPVMVLSHKGWDRHFNRDPSVLGRTVLVNGAPFEIIGITAAGFRGLEVGGPDLWAPLSQLGQFRPADRGREDSAAVEIVGRLRPDISKDTARAQLAAWDSNRTPAAAPRRSTNLDLLPRRGTIPQPLETVALFAPLFVAFGLILMIGCANVANLLLARGVARQREIGIRLSLGASRRRIVRQLMTESVLLALAAAAGGYLISRLALQGAVHWALQTMPVDIGDVNLGVPAADWRVAVFLVAGAVAATGFFALMPALHATAIDPVRTLRGELVKDARPGRARNALIGVQVFASALLLIGAAIFLRSAIASARFDPGLRTADTVMIDIASEPKRAAMAQAVANDATITAYAAVRPQLLAPLRVAFADAGAGKAPVVFKSVSGPYFDVLGIPIVRGRAFTSWERDQHPVAIVSESVARTLWPGGSGVGETFQLEPDSGVQRHAGFLTINPDAPANDALPQARMLTVVGVARDVPGFRITDVKEAGVFLPTALDVAKTSVVARVQGDPNLARQALLERLTRVDPNMGMIITMRTVARLETFFLEMAFWVSLILGGLALLLTVSGLFSVLSYLVEQRTREIGVRMALGASAHTITRLMLAQTARPVTAGLIAGAALAAALATAALATPAGALISKIVHVTDPVAYLASLGVIVAACLSAAWIPAARAAKLDPMRTLRQE
- a CDS encoding radical SAM/SPASM domain-containing protein, with protein sequence MSLPVQLVDSTERETRAAADTLLPHWGPLQRTIHRLCRRSRAANTAVAAIEMRLGREELLSLPQYMALCPTGQCNALCGFCSVTTNRTGIIKKQLPFDAISRFTGPVSRVIRMYGLEGNGEPTLYDRFDELADALLRNGATAYLITNGDRLTPAGIDALVARGLDAVNFSLNAASGSTHRRIMKLRDFDRVLSNIRRFVAARGTKPRPSVSVSMVVTRDNVHEVVPFLRLAEEDLGVDRVLVRPLSEIATEHGAVEDLRPLVPFESEITDMLEGVRDYLASTPRRASIEIVPENFRAVRPDPPGAIPMPPEDVPRLPVPRGAYWQPGDGTTASWTWNAVTLTRAGDGAPRILESEALPVPPETELLLRCTANVRRGELCLLVGPPQGPAIASIPLRGAGTSEVRVHTGAHAALSFWLEAAGPVDARLEFDRLRTPAAVPGARFTVPHPGRWESTSADVRVDWTGSTVQLAGAVKRGPYLLKSYSIACVPHSRIELPLRSTVTRGALGVGILSGDQQGWLTTKSLPAGEWSGVLPFDTGENGRVYVVLYGERDGDLAAAVDWNTNIEATPSRLEPASGGAAPAAAAAPHAADTTPPASRWIERMRTALRGDVRYYCQKPWTDLHNFSVDGRMDVCCIATGESQTRYALGNLMTQSFQEVWNGPVAREFRRTVNSSTPLPPCRRCPMAYAYQGPLFDPSWTARRVAQFIRGGLRRLPYGIRVSPMATAVSDRLVSHLLFRGFKR